CGACCGTCACATGGATCGCGTCGACGCCGCCTTCGCGCAGTTGCCGGAAGATCTTTTCCGACCAGTCGGCGTATTGCAGCGCGTCGATCCGCATCAGTCCGGGCTCCCCGCGCTGATATAGGCGGTCTTGACCGTCGTGTAGAATTCCGCTGCCGCCTTGCCCTGTTCGCGCGGACCGTACGAACTGTCCCCCCGGCCGCCGAACGGGACGTGGTAATCCGTTCCGGCGGTCGGCAGATTGACGGTCACGACCCCGGTGCGCGCGTTGCGGCGGAAGTGGTTGGCCCTGGCGAGGCTCTTGGTGACGATCCCCGATGTAAGCCCGAAATGCGTGTCGTTGACGGTCGCCAGTGCCTCGTCGTAACTGCCGACCCGGATCACGCTCGTGAGCGGCGCGAACATTTCTTCACGGTTGATGCGCATATCATTGGTCGTGTTCAAAAACACACCCGGTGACATGTAGTAGCCTTCGTGCGGGCGCTCCAGCCGCACACCGCCACAGGCGAGTTCGGCTCCCTCGGACTTGCCCAGCGCGGCGTAGTCGAGGTTCTCCTGAAGCTGCTCACCACTCACGACCGGTCCCATCCGGGTTCCCTCTTCAAGCGCGTGGCCGACGGTCATCGCCTTGGCGCCAGCCACCAGTTTATCGGCAAAGGCATCATGCACACGCTCGTGAACGACCAGTCTCGAAGAAGCGGTGCATTTTTGCCCGGTTCCGCCAAAAGCACCGCCGAGCGCGAGGGTGACGGCAAGATCGAGATCTGCGTCATCCATGACGGCCAGGGCGTTCTTCGAGCCCATCTCCATCTGCACCTTGGTCAGGTTCCGGATGGCCGATCCGGCGATTCCCTTTCCGACCTCAACCGACCCGGTAAACGAGATCGCATCCACCTGCGGGCTCTCCACCAGGCGCTGACCGATGGAGCGGCCGGACCCCATGACAAGACTGAACAGGCCTTTCGGAATATCCTGCCGTTCGATGATTTCGGTCAGGGCAACGGCCGATGCGGGCGTCAGGTTCGCCGGTTTCCAGACAACCGCATTGCCGTAGCACAGCGCCGGAGCGATCTTCCAGGAGGCCGTCGCGGTCGGGAAATTCCAG
This region of uncultured Roseibium sp. genomic DNA includes:
- a CDS encoding aldehyde dehydrogenase family protein, translated to MTHLNLIAGTWQAGTSEIENRNPSDLSDLIGLYAQAGPDQLDLTLERARTAQAEWASYGLERKQAVLMNIGSELMARAEELGRLLSREEGKPLAEGRGEVYRAGQFFTYYAGECLRQIGENADSVRDGVEIDVRREPVGVVAVISPWNFPTATASWKIAPALCYGNAVVWKPANLTPASAVALTEIIERQDIPKGLFSLVMGSGRSIGQRLVESPQVDAISFTGSVEVGKGIAGSAIRNLTKVQMEMGSKNALAVMDDADLDLAVTLALGGAFGGTGQKCTASSRLVVHERVHDAFADKLVAGAKAMTVGHALEEGTRMGPVVSGEQLQENLDYAALGKSEGAELACGGVRLERPHEGYYMSPGVFLNTTNDMRINREEMFAPLTSVIRVGSYDEALATVNDTHFGLTSGIVTKSLARANHFRRNARTGVVTVNLPTAGTDYHVPFGGRGDSSYGPREQGKAAAEFYTTVKTAYISAGSPD